A region from the Mucilaginibacter sp. CSA2-8R genome encodes:
- a CDS encoding oligogalacturonate lyase family protein, translating into MKKRILPLLFALGCCTILHAQPVLVTGSQKPMPVNEWIDKDTGHKVVRLANRPGGNTSFYFNNNCFVPQRGTEGDLMVFSGGTPQGRQLFTVNLKTKAVAQLTNRAKVSGEMVCAKTREAYYQCGDSIYAANVDTRKERFIYAFDPAFKGRVGTVNADGTYMACVKAVGNQEREIYQQYPEKKDYFQRIYNAHIEHVLYVLNTQTKELKEVNRENEWTNHLLFSPTDPNILSYCHEGPWEKVDRIWNYNIKTNKSTLLHKRTMPMEIAGHEFWSPRGNTEWFDLQKPKGQTFYLAGYDMKTGKEKAYQMDRNEWSIHFNVTADEKLFCGDGGDAGQVAKAPDGMWIYLFRPDGDRFKSEKLVNMKNHYYKQEPNVHFSPDEKWVIFRANFEGHDETYAVEVAKSAKAE; encoded by the coding sequence ATGAAGAAGAGAATATTACCCCTGCTGTTTGCTTTAGGATGCTGTACCATATTACATGCACAGCCGGTACTGGTTACCGGGTCGCAAAAGCCTATGCCGGTAAACGAATGGATTGATAAAGATACCGGGCATAAAGTAGTGCGTTTAGCAAACCGTCCGGGCGGCAATACCAGCTTTTATTTTAACAATAACTGCTTTGTGCCGCAGCGCGGTACCGAGGGCGATTTAATGGTGTTTTCGGGCGGAACACCGCAGGGCAGGCAATTATTCACAGTTAACTTAAAAACCAAGGCAGTTGCGCAGCTAACCAACCGGGCCAAAGTAAGCGGCGAAATGGTATGTGCTAAAACCCGAGAGGCTTATTACCAGTGCGGCGATAGTATTTATGCCGCCAATGTAGACACCCGCAAAGAACGTTTTATCTACGCGTTTGACCCAGCCTTTAAAGGCCGGGTAGGCACGGTAAATGCCGATGGCACCTATATGGCCTGTGTGAAAGCTGTGGGCAACCAGGAGCGCGAAATTTATCAGCAGTATCCTGAAAAGAAAGACTATTTTCAGCGTATCTACAACGCGCATATCGAACATGTGCTGTATGTGCTCAATACCCAAACCAAAGAACTTAAAGAAGTAAACCGCGAAAACGAGTGGACAAACCACTTGCTGTTTTCACCTACTGACCCCAACATTCTTTCTTACTGCCACGAAGGGCCTTGGGAAAAGGTAGACAGGATATGGAATTACAATATCAAAACCAATAAGTCAACCCTTTTGCATAAGCGTACCATGCCTATGGAAATTGCCGGCCACGAGTTTTGGTCGCCCAGGGGCAATACCGAATGGTTTGACCTGCAAAAGCCTAAAGGTCAAACTTTTTACCTGGCCGGTTATGATATGAAAACTGGTAAAGAAAAAGCCTACCAAATGGACCGCAACGAATGGTCGATCCATTTTAACGTAACTGCCGACGAAAAACTGTTTTGCGGCGACGGCGGTGATGCCGGACAGGTAGCCAAAGCTCCTGATGGTATGTGGATTTACCTGTTTAGGCCGGATGGAGATCGCTTTAAATCTGAAAAGCTGGTGAACATGAAAAACCACTATTACAAACAAGAGCCTAACGTACATTTTTCACCAGATGAGAAGTGGGTGATTTTCCGTGCCAACTTTGAAGGCCATGATGAAACTTATGCTGTTGAGGTGGCAAAATCTGCTAAAGCGGAATAA
- a CDS encoding glycoside hydrolase family 2 TIM barrel-domain containing protein encodes MKSKFVLLILSLLCSAIEVNAQPAERVITPFDDNWSFYKGDAAGADKADYNDKAWRKVNVPHDWSIEGPYDQNNPTGRGGGYLPAGIGWYRKQFTLGKNFTGKQVTVEFDGVMAYSEVWINGHYLGKRPYGYISFVYDLTPYIYYDKPNVIAVKADNSNQPASRYYTGAGIYRHVRLVGTNPVHFTPWSVYIKTPVANAQKATVKIQAQIVNSTKAGSEYKVTTTIIDALGKTVSAAGGVKKVAAGQTADYSYEAQVSNPELWGIDKPVLYTAITRIMQGNKVVDDVKTTFGIRDAKFEAATGFWLNGKNIKIKGVCLHHDGGAVGAAVPLGIWEQRFKQLKEVGVNGIRTSHNPVAPEFLDLCDRMGFLVMDETFDTWTAAKNNGEKGYNLNFTQWWERDTHDMVMRDRNHPSIVIYSVGNEIHDSLKDSAGFKKYRDQQNLIHQLDPGRPVTMALFRPNVSGVYANGFADMMDVVGQNYRENELIAAHEAHPNWKVIGTENTHVLNMWLALRDKPYMAGQFLWTGFDYLGEADWPETTNNQGLFDRAGNWKQQSLQRQSWWSDKPVVHLVRKSGNAGAGNWVADWTPEDISTYHESKVQVYSNCDEVELFLNGKSQGVKAKPANDAPREWDLTFEKGTIKAIGRNKGKEAAAEEFKTAGTPAKLLLTASQNKLSHNWDDVAIVRATLLDAAGNICTNADNLVKFAISGAGFIQAVDNGNIISHEPYQASERKVSRGSCVAILKAGDGAGNTTLKASVVGLPDASINLQVNK; translated from the coding sequence ATGAAATCCAAATTTGTACTGCTCATACTTTCTCTGTTATGTTCTGCTATTGAGGTTAATGCACAACCGGCCGAGCGTGTTATCACTCCTTTTGATGACAATTGGTCATTTTACAAAGGCGATGCTGCCGGAGCTGATAAAGCCGATTATAACGACAAAGCATGGCGCAAAGTAAATGTACCGCATGATTGGAGTATTGAGGGGCCGTATGACCAGAATAATCCTACCGGCCGTGGCGGTGGTTACTTGCCAGCCGGTATAGGCTGGTATCGTAAGCAGTTTACCCTGGGTAAAAATTTTACAGGCAAACAGGTTACCGTAGAGTTTGATGGGGTAATGGCCTACAGTGAGGTATGGATTAACGGCCATTACCTGGGTAAAAGGCCTTACGGTTACATCAGCTTTGTATATGATTTAACACCCTACATTTATTACGACAAGCCTAATGTTATTGCTGTTAAGGCCGATAACAGTAATCAGCCTGCATCTCGCTACTACACCGGGGCGGGTATTTACCGGCATGTACGTTTAGTGGGTACTAATCCTGTGCATTTTACGCCCTGGAGTGTTTATATTAAAACGCCGGTAGCCAATGCTCAAAAAGCAACCGTTAAAATACAGGCACAAATAGTTAACAGCACTAAGGCAGGCAGCGAGTACAAAGTAACTACCACTATTATTGATGCATTGGGTAAAACTGTCAGCGCTGCTGGTGGCGTAAAAAAGGTAGCAGCCGGGCAAACTGCTGACTATAGCTACGAAGCACAAGTTAGCAACCCTGAATTATGGGGTATTGACAAACCTGTTTTATACACTGCCATTACCCGGATTATGCAGGGCAACAAAGTGGTTGATGATGTTAAAACAACTTTTGGTATTCGTGATGCTAAATTTGAGGCCGCTACCGGTTTCTGGCTTAATGGCAAAAACATCAAAATAAAAGGTGTTTGCCTGCACCATGATGGCGGAGCTGTTGGTGCAGCTGTGCCTTTAGGTATTTGGGAGCAACGCTTTAAGCAATTAAAAGAAGTAGGCGTAAATGGCATACGTACATCGCACAACCCGGTAGCACCTGAATTTTTAGACTTGTGCGACCGCATGGGCTTTTTGGTAATGGACGAAACTTTTGATACCTGGACGGCCGCTAAAAACAACGGCGAAAAAGGCTATAACCTCAACTTTACCCAATGGTGGGAGCGTGATACCCACGATATGGTAATGCGCGACCGTAACCACCCATCCATCGTTATTTACAGCGTGGGCAACGAAATTCATGACAGCCTGAAAGACTCGGCCGGGTTTAAAAAGTACCGCGATCAGCAAAACCTGATCCATCAGCTTGACCCGGGTCGTCCGGTAACTATGGCGCTTTTCCGTCCTAACGTTTCGGGCGTTTACGCCAATGGCTTTGCCGATATGATGGATGTGGTTGGGCAAAATTACCGCGAAAACGAACTGATTGCCGCCCATGAGGCTCATCCTAACTGGAAAGTAATTGGTACCGAAAACACCCATGTATTAAATATGTGGCTGGCTCTGCGTGATAAACCTTACATGGCTGGGCAATTTTTATGGACAGGCTTTGATTACCTGGGCGAGGCCGACTGGCCCGAAACGACAAATAACCAGGGCCTGTTTGACCGGGCCGGCAACTGGAAACAGCAAAGTCTGCAACGCCAAAGCTGGTGGAGCGATAAGCCTGTCGTGCACCTGGTACGTAAATCGGGCAACGCCGGGGCCGGTAACTGGGTTGCCGACTGGACTCCCGAAGACATAAGCACATATCATGAATCTAAAGTACAGGTTTACAGTAATTGCGATGAGGTAGAGCTGTTCTTGAATGGTAAATCGCAAGGCGTAAAGGCCAAACCTGCCAATGATGCGCCCCGCGAGTGGGACCTGACTTTTGAAAAAGGAACCATTAAGGCCATTGGGCGTAACAAAGGTAAAGAAGCAGCTGCCGAGGAATTTAAAACAGCCGGCACACCCGCCAAGCTGTTATTAACTGCCAGCCAAAATAAACTAAGCCACAATTGGGATGATGTTGCGATTGTAAGAGCCACTTTGCTTGATGCTGCGGGCAATATTTGTACCAATGCCGATAACCTGGTAAAATTTGCCATTAGTGGTGCCGGTTTTATACAGGCGGTGGATAACGGAAACATCATCAGCCACGAGCCTTACCAGGCTTCGGAGCGCAAGGTGTCCCGGGGTAGTTGCGTAGCTATCCTGAAAGCTGGTGACGGTGCGGGTAATACAACGCTTAAAGCCAGCGTAGTAGGTTTGCCTGATGCATCTATTAATCTACAGGTTAATAAATAA
- a CDS encoding rhamnogalacturonan acetylesterase, giving the protein MKKIFKFAGLACIALIAGLAFKQPTKPVIYLIGDSTVHNSDKVQWGWGSILPDYFDLSKISINNQAMAGRSTRTFIKENRWHRVDSMLRPGDYVLMQFGHNEGSKPDTNKAGYRGVLKGTGEETVDLTWPNGSKETVHTYGWYLRKFIRETKAKGATPIVLSMIPRNEFRDGKVLRADNDYGKWAKEIAEQEKVVFINLNGITADKYDTWGADSVKKFFPGDHTHPNKMGATVNAESVVAGIRANPSIALNKYLKK; this is encoded by the coding sequence ATGAAGAAGATTTTTAAGTTCGCAGGTTTAGCATGCATTGCCTTAATAGCAGGCTTGGCTTTTAAGCAGCCTACTAAACCGGTTATTTACCTCATCGGCGATTCTACCGTGCATAATTCTGATAAGGTGCAGTGGGGCTGGGGTTCTATTTTGCCCGACTACTTTGATTTGAGCAAAATCAGCATCAATAACCAGGCAATGGCCGGGCGCAGTACCCGTACCTTTATTAAAGAAAACCGCTGGCACCGGGTAGATTCGATGCTGCGCCCAGGCGATTACGTGCTTATGCAGTTTGGCCACAATGAAGGCAGCAAACCCGACACCAACAAGGCAGGCTATCGCGGTGTGCTGAAAGGCACCGGCGAAGAAACCGTAGATTTAACCTGGCCCAACGGCAGTAAAGAAACTGTACATACTTATGGCTGGTACCTGCGTAAGTTTATTCGTGAAACCAAAGCTAAAGGTGCTACGCCCATTGTTTTGTCTATGATTCCGCGCAACGAGTTTAGAGACGGCAAGGTATTGCGCGCCGATAATGATTATGGCAAGTGGGCTAAAGAAATAGCCGAACAGGAAAAAGTAGTCTTTATTAACTTAAACGGCATCACTGCGGATAAGTATGACACCTGGGGCGCCGATTCGGTTAAAAAGTTTTTCCCCGGCGATCATACACATCCTAATAAAATGGGGGCTACCGTAAATGCCGAATCGGTAGTGGCGGGCATCAGGGCTAATCCATCTATCGCACTAAATAAATACCTCAAAAAATAA
- a CDS encoding rhamnogalacturonan acetylesterase: MKLSQNIKAVLAALLLVGAAGILFSFVQKPKPVLYLVGDSTVKNGKGKGDGGLWGWGSYLGNYFDTTRITVENDALGGTSSRTFQTKGLWDQVVAKIKPGDYVVMQFGHNDSSPLVDTSRARGTIKSNGDEQQELYNPLTKQQEVIHSYGWYLRKMIGEAKAKGATVAVCSLIPRNSWKDGKVNRNTNDYVLWASQAAKQAGATFIELNQLVSDVYDKEGEEKVKTAYFTTTDHTHTSLDGAKLNAQLVAGGIRSSKGFSLSKYLLKK; this comes from the coding sequence ATGAAACTTTCGCAAAATATTAAGGCTGTACTTGCAGCATTATTACTGGTTGGAGCGGCCGGTATATTATTCTCCTTTGTGCAAAAGCCAAAACCGGTATTATATCTGGTAGGCGACTCTACCGTAAAAAACGGCAAAGGCAAAGGAGACGGTGGCTTGTGGGGATGGGGTAGTTACCTGGGCAACTATTTTGATACTACCCGCATCACAGTAGAAAATGATGCCCTGGGCGGTACCAGCAGCCGTACATTTCAAACCAAAGGATTATGGGACCAGGTAGTTGCTAAGATTAAGCCCGGCGACTATGTAGTTATGCAGTTCGGTCATAATGACTCGAGCCCGCTGGTAGATACCTCGCGTGCCCGAGGCACCATCAAAAGTAACGGCGACGAACAGCAGGAGCTTTATAACCCGCTCACCAAACAGCAGGAAGTAATACATAGTTATGGCTGGTACCTGCGTAAAATGATTGGCGAGGCTAAAGCCAAAGGTGCCACTGTAGCAGTTTGCTCACTTATACCACGTAATAGCTGGAAAGATGGTAAGGTAAACCGCAATACCAATGACTATGTTTTGTGGGCAAGCCAGGCAGCTAAACAGGCCGGCGCTACTTTTATTGAACTGAACCAGCTGGTGTCTGACGTTTATGATAAAGAAGGAGAAGAAAAAGTAAAGACAGCTTATTTTACCACTACCGACCATACACATACCAGTTTAGATGGTGCTAAGCTAAACGCGCAGTTAGTAGCCGGAGGCATTCGTAGCAGCAAAGGCTTTTCGCTCAGTAAATATTTACTGAAGAAATAG
- a CDS encoding glycoside hydrolase family 88 protein — MLKAKLSSSIMIAGLMLVAPFKDLHAQKLPAKSKIVSDMELANSYFMKKWPDPGTPTNVNGKVRTSNLWTRAVYYEGLMALHKIDPKKEYYQYAIDWANHHKWEPRDGMNTRNADNQCCGQTYIELYQLDKKPEYIEPIKKNIDLMLASDKIDDWHWIDALQMAMPIFAKLGTIYKDDRYFEKMYEIYNYSKTVHGGKGLYNTQERLWWRDKDFVPPYKEPNGANCYWSRGNGWVVAAMVRVLEVMPKNAPHRAEYLQMYKDMIAALVPLQRTDGYWNVSLMDPTNYGGKELTGTSLFIYGMAWGVNNGILKKATYQPIIAKAWNAMAKDCLHPDGMLGYVQGTGKEPKDGQPVSYDHIPDFEDYGLGCYLLAGSEIARLSK; from the coding sequence ATGTTAAAAGCTAAACTAAGTTCATCTATCATGATAGCCGGTTTGATGCTGGTTGCTCCCTTTAAGGATTTGCATGCACAAAAACTGCCTGCAAAATCTAAAATTGTGAGTGATATGGAACTGGCCAACTCTTATTTTATGAAGAAATGGCCTGATCCGGGTACGCCTACTAATGTTAATGGTAAGGTGCGCACCAGTAATTTATGGACACGTGCCGTTTATTATGAAGGATTGATGGCCTTACATAAAATAGACCCTAAGAAAGAATACTATCAGTATGCTATAGATTGGGCCAACCATCATAAATGGGAACCGCGCGATGGGATGAACACCCGCAATGCCGACAACCAGTGTTGCGGACAAACTTATATTGAGCTTTACCAACTGGATAAAAAGCCGGAGTACATTGAGCCCATCAAGAAAAACATTGACCTGATGCTGGCCAGCGATAAAATTGACGATTGGCACTGGATTGATGCACTGCAAATGGCCATGCCCATATTTGCCAAGTTAGGAACGATTTATAAAGATGACCGCTATTTTGAAAAGATGTATGAGATATACAATTATTCAAAAACAGTGCACGGAGGCAAAGGGCTCTATAACACACAGGAACGTTTATGGTGGCGTGATAAAGATTTTGTGCCACCTTATAAAGAACCTAACGGAGCCAATTGTTACTGGTCGCGCGGTAATGGTTGGGTAGTGGCAGCTATGGTACGCGTGCTTGAGGTGATGCCTAAAAATGCACCGCACCGTGCCGAGTACCTGCAAATGTACAAAGACATGATTGCTGCGCTGGTACCACTACAGCGTACTGACGGATATTGGAACGTAAGCTTAATGGATCCTACTAACTACGGCGGTAAGGAGCTAACCGGTACTTCGCTGTTTATTTACGGTATGGCTTGGGGCGTTAATAACGGCATACTAAAAAAGGCAACCTATCAGCCTATTATTGCCAAAGCCTGGAATGCTATGGCTAAAGACTGTTTGCACCCCGATGGCATGCTGGGTTACGTACAAGGCACCGGTAAAGAACCGAAGGATGGCCAGCCTGTTAGCTACGACCACATCCCCGATTTTGAAGATTACGGCTTGGGTTGCTACCTGTTAGCAGGCAGCGAAATAGCCCGCTTAAGCAAATAA
- a CDS encoding TerC family protein — MELLNNPEAWISLATLTLLEIVLGIDNIIFVSIQAGKLPGNQQDRARKLGLAGAMLTRILLLLSISWIMKLTKPFINLGEVLSISNHDWAERLAFSGRDLILLVGGLFLIYKSSHEIHENIDHAEEDEHDTKPQSFWAAIVQIMLLDIVFSLDSVITAVGLADHVEVMIAAVVISVGIMLWASSPIAGFVNRHPTVKMLALSFLLLIGVSLLAESFDQEIPKGYIYFAMAFAVLVELLNLKAKAKKEKQRVEINKPK, encoded by the coding sequence ATGGAGTTACTCAATAATCCCGAAGCCTGGATATCGCTGGCTACCTTAACCTTGCTTGAGATTGTACTGGGCATCGACAATATCATTTTTGTTTCGATACAAGCCGGTAAGCTGCCCGGAAACCAGCAAGATAGAGCCCGCAAATTAGGTTTGGCTGGTGCCATGCTTACCCGGATTTTATTGCTGTTATCTATCAGCTGGATCATGAAGCTTACCAAGCCTTTCATCAACCTGGGCGAGGTACTCAGTATCAGTAATCATGACTGGGCCGAACGTCTGGCCTTTTCGGGCCGCGATTTGATTTTACTGGTGGGCGGTTTGTTTTTGATTTATAAAAGCAGCCACGAAATTCACGAAAATATTGACCACGCTGAGGAAGATGAGCATGATACCAAGCCACAATCTTTTTGGGCAGCCATTGTGCAGATTATGTTGCTGGATATCGTGTTTTCGCTCGATTCGGTAATTACGGCGGTTGGTTTGGCCGACCATGTAGAAGTGATGATTGCCGCCGTGGTAATTTCGGTTGGCATCATGTTGTGGGCTTCGTCGCCCATTGCCGGTTTTGTAAACAGGCATCCTACCGTAAAAATGCTGGCCCTTTCTTTCCTGCTGCTCATCGGTGTATCGTTGCTGGCCGAGTCATTCGACCAGGAAATACCCAAAGGCTATATCTATTTCGCGATGGCTTTTGCCGTACTTGTAGAGTTACTCAACCTGAAAGCTAAAGCCAAAAAAGAAAAGCAGCGGGTCGAGATTAATAAGCCGAAGTAA
- a CDS encoding sigma-70 family RNA polymerase sigma factor: MEALYIDKHYQLVVECKQGSKKACYELYRLYSKAMLNVAFRILNNVDEAQDVLQESFLDAFNKVKDFRQETTFGLWLKQIVVNRSINLLRKRKLEWVEMESEQLENIPDEEESDDEDIQYRVEQIKEAMKLLPEGYRVVLSLYLLEGYDHEEIGQILNITENTSRTQFLRAKRKLSEVLKVRGVA, translated from the coding sequence TTGGAAGCCTTATACATAGACAAGCACTATCAACTGGTGGTTGAGTGCAAGCAGGGAAGTAAAAAAGCCTGCTATGAGTTGTATCGCCTGTACTCGAAGGCCATGTTAAACGTGGCGTTTCGGATATTGAATAATGTGGACGAGGCCCAGGACGTGCTGCAGGAATCTTTTTTGGATGCCTTTAATAAGGTAAAAGATTTTAGGCAGGAAACTACTTTTGGTTTGTGGTTAAAGCAAATTGTGGTTAACCGCTCCATTAACCTGCTCCGCAAGCGCAAGTTAGAATGGGTAGAAATGGAAAGCGAACAATTAGAAAACATACCCGATGAGGAGGAAAGTGATGATGAAGATATACAATACCGGGTGGAGCAGATTAAAGAAGCCATGAAGCTTTTACCCGAAGGGTACCGGGTGGTGTTATCACTCTACTTGTTAGAAGGATATGACCACGAAGAGATAGGACAGATTTTAAATATAACCGAAAATACCTCAAGAACCCAGTTTTTGAGAGCTAAAAGAAAACTTAGCGAAGTACTGAAAGTAAGAGGAGTAGCCTAA
- a CDS encoding ATP-binding protein, with amino-acid sequence MPQDIIKIAVVGPESTGKSAMSAYLAKHYQTVWVPEYAREYCEKLTAECTWQDEINMYHGQLALEQEMLPQANRLLICDTTFITIKIWSDQMFGQAPPEVLEKLPQHTYDFYLLLNIDLPWQDDPLRNFPNMREHFMTVWHHELQDLQANYVVISGQGQPRYDAAVEAVDHFLKNNS; translated from the coding sequence ATGCCGCAAGATATTATCAAAATAGCCGTTGTTGGTCCCGAAAGTACGGGAAAGTCGGCAATGTCTGCATATCTGGCAAAGCATTACCAAACGGTTTGGGTGCCCGAGTATGCCCGCGAATATTGCGAAAAGCTTACCGCCGAGTGCACCTGGCAAGACGAAATTAATATGTATCATGGTCAGCTGGCCCTGGAGCAAGAAATGCTGCCGCAGGCCAACCGCCTGTTAATTTGCGATACTACCTTTATTACCATCAAAATCTGGAGCGACCAGATGTTTGGCCAGGCACCACCCGAGGTACTGGAAAAACTGCCCCAACATACTTACGATTTTTATTTACTCCTAAATATTGACCTGCCCTGGCAAGATGACCCGCTGCGCAATTTCCCTAACATGCGTGAGCATTTTATGACTGTTTGGCACCATGAACTACAGGACTTGCAAGCTAACTACGTAGTTATATCGGGCCAGGGGCAACCCCGGTATGATGCAGCTGTTGAGGCAGTTGACCATTTCTTAAAAAATAATTCATAA
- a CDS encoding LytTR family DNA-binding domain-containing protein, protein MIRCLAVDDEAYAVKIIADYISKVPFLTLVGTTTSAIEALSLVQQGGVDLVFLDIQMPDLTGIQFLKLCGSKCKVILTTAYPEYALEGYEHDVIDYLLKPIPFDRFLKAAQKAYNQLQPAVAATPPLLNQVPAIAAPAPEADYMFIKGDSKNKFLKVSYDDVLYIEGLKNYVSVFTPGQRMVTYQTLRDLEEQLPKPPFFRVHKSYIVSIDQIRMIDGHTIYIQDQAIPIGETYRDEFYKLIREE, encoded by the coding sequence ATGATTCGCTGCCTTGCCGTTGATGACGAAGCTTACGCCGTTAAAATTATTGCCGATTACATTAGTAAAGTTCCTTTTTTAACGCTGGTGGGTACTACTACCAGCGCCATTGAGGCGCTTTCGCTGGTGCAGCAGGGCGGTGTAGATTTGGTTTTTCTAGATATACAGATGCCCGACTTAACCGGCATACAGTTTTTAAAGCTTTGCGGCAGTAAGTGCAAAGTGATATTAACTACGGCCTATCCCGAATACGCCTTAGAGGGGTATGAGCACGACGTAATTGATTACCTGCTTAAACCCATCCCGTTCGACCGGTTTTTAAAAGCGGCACAAAAGGCTTACAACCAATTGCAGCCTGCCGTAGCAGCGACACCGCCTTTATTAAATCAGGTGCCGGCAATTGCAGCGCCTGCTCCCGAGGCGGACTACATGTTTATTAAGGGCGACAGCAAGAACAAGTTTTTAAAGGTAAGTTATGATGATGTACTATACATCGAAGGCTTAAAAAACTATGTATCGGTATTTACACCGGGTCAGCGGATGGTAACCTACCAAACCCTGCGCGATTTAGAAGAACAGCTGCCCAAGCCTCCATTTTTCAGGGTACATAAATCCTACATTGTCTCCATCGATCAGATACGTATGATTGATGGACATACGATTTATATACAAGATCAGGCCATTCCGATAGGCGAAACCTATCGTGACGAATTTTATAAACTCATCCGCGAAGAATAA
- a CDS encoding DUF5694 domain-containing protein: MMFYCSFLVSLAMLCTSRLQAQDTLIHPKQRIQIILLGTYHFANPGADKFNVKVDDYIQPERQRQIQDVNNALARFNPEKIFTESNIKYQTQADSFFTAYKAGKIQIPANAVNERLQIGMKLAKQLNNKRIYAVDADGKWLKNEVEHYADSMHIKYLTPFEKSFGEYISYYNQYMLTHTVKENLIYLNRPEDLLNHNHIMYNYVFARIGAGDNYIGAELVGEWYKRNVKIYANILKNVTPDDRRLLVVFGSGHIHILKQLFKDNSDFEVIEANTYLAKK; encoded by the coding sequence ATGATGTTTTATTGCAGCTTTTTAGTAAGCCTGGCTATGTTATGCACCAGCCGTTTGCAGGCACAAGACACCTTGATTCATCCAAAGCAAAGGATACAGATTATATTGCTGGGTACTTATCATTTTGCTAACCCTGGTGCCGATAAGTTTAATGTTAAAGTTGACGATTATATTCAACCGGAGCGGCAAAGGCAAATACAGGATGTTAATAATGCCTTGGCTCGGTTTAACCCTGAAAAGATTTTTACTGAGAGCAATATCAAATATCAGACGCAAGCTGATAGCTTTTTTACAGCTTACAAAGCAGGGAAAATTCAAATACCGGCCAATGCTGTTAATGAGCGTTTGCAAATAGGTATGAAACTAGCAAAGCAGCTTAATAATAAAAGAATTTATGCCGTTGATGCTGATGGTAAATGGCTAAAAAACGAGGTAGAGCATTACGCTGATAGCATGCATATTAAATATTTAACGCCGTTTGAAAAAAGCTTTGGCGAATACATTAGTTACTACAACCAATACATGCTTACGCATACTGTTAAAGAGAATTTAATTTACCTGAACCGGCCAGAAGATTTACTTAACCACAACCACATAATGTATAACTATGTTTTTGCCCGCATTGGCGCCGGCGACAACTATATCGGTGCCGAACTGGTAGGTGAATGGTATAAGCGTAACGTGAAAATTTATGCTAATATTCTGAAAAATGTGACTCCTGATGATCGCCGCTTGTTGGTTGTGTTTGGATCGGGACATATCCATATATTGAAGCAGCTGTTTAAAGATAATTCTGACTTTGAGGTGATTGAAGCAAATACTTATCTGGCCAAAAAGTAA